Within the Pedosphaera parvula Ellin514 genome, the region CGGACTGGCATGGCTCCTCACACGTACCCGAGAACCCTCGTACAACGGCAAACCGTTCACCCTCTGGCTCGAGGAATACAGCCAGAAAAATCGTTCCGGAACATTAACCGAGGAAAACCGGCAGTCCATGAAAGTGTTGGGCCAGATGGGACCCAAAGCCGTCCCCATCATTGTCCGCGCAGTGGAGAAAAACGATTCTCCAATGATAAACAAGTATCGCGAAACCTGGCCCAAACTCCCCGGCTTGCTCAAAAAAGTGTTGCCTGAGCCAAAGCCGGAAGCTTTTTTCGTGTCTGACGCTCACACGACATTTCTACATTTTGTCACCCCGGATTTTGCCGCAAATGCGGTTCCTCAATTGATCCAGCTTCCCAGGTCTCACAATCCCGCAGTTCGGGAAGTGGCTTTGCAATGCCTACTTTCGTTCAAGTCCATGTATCCACACTCCTTTCCTGACAAAGACCTTTTATCTATTTCCATTTCCGGTTTAAAAGACTCAAGTGCTCTGGCCCGTGCTATTTCCGCGAGCCTGATCTCAGCCATCGGCCCGGCTGCATCAAACGCAGTCCCCGCACTCATCACCACATTGCAAGGCAGCGAGGCCTACCGCAAAGGCGGCACCGTCGATTGTCGTTCCGTCGCGGCATGCGCCCTTGGCCGCATCGGCCCCGCCGCCGCAAGTTCACTCCCCGCACTCACCAACCTGCTCACCTCGACCAACGTTTACCTGCGAATTGAGGTTGCCTCAGCTGTGTGGCGCATCACCTCCGACGAACATCAGGCTCTACCGATACTTATTTCCGACATTCCCACACTGGACTCCACAAACTTCAAAATGTTGGACAAGTACAAAAAATACAACGCCATCATTTGCCTGGCGGAAATGGGCCCGCGGGCGACAAATGCCCTCCCCATGCTCCTCAACGAACTGACGAATTCCAAAAACGACGCTTTCATCCTTGCCCCGATAACCAACGCCCTCAAAGCCATCGACCCCGCAGCCGCCGCCAAAGCTGGAGTGAAATGAAAATAACACCCCCAACCGCCAACCCGCCATCCCGCAAGCGAACCAAAGTCATCGTTGCCGCTCTCATCGCAGTGTCCGTTGCCGGCTTGGCATGGCTCCTTCTGCATACATGTGAACCATCCTACAATGGCAAGCCTTTCACCCTCTGGCTCGAAGAATGCCACCAGCTAAAAGGCTCATCAGAACCAGCCAGCGAAGAGCAGCAGAAGGCCATGAAGGCTCTGGGACAAATGGGAACCAACGCCATCCCCATCATTTTCCGCACATTGGAAGGCAATGATTCACCGATGCGAAATAAATATCGGGAAGTCTGGTCGACCCTGCCCGCCTTTTTAAAAATGGTTTTGCCGCAACCCAAGCCAGAAAACTTTTCAGTGGACGAGGCCATCGGTGCTCTCTTTCAATTCGCAGACGCCAATCCGGTCGAGCAGTTGCGCTCCCAACTCAAGTCCGGCAACCCCGCTGTCAGGGAAGCAGCTGCTTCGGTAGTGCTGGGGCATAGGCCAAAATGGCTTTCAACCAAGGATGAAACATCCCTTTGCATTTCCCTTTTAAGAGATCTCGATCCAGCCGTTCGCTGGGAATCAGCAATGGCACTGGGCGAGCTTGGCCCCGCTGCTTCAAATGCAGTTCCTGCACTCATCGCCTCATTGCAGGCTAGCGAGGCTGGTCGCAACAAACTCTCGACTTTCCATTCTCGCGCTGCTGCGGCGAAGGCATTGGGCAGCATCGGCCCTGCCGCCGCAAGCTCTGTTCCCGCATTGACCAACCTGCTACCCTCGGCTGATACTTACTTACGCGTTCAAATAGCATCCGCCGTCTGGAACATCTCCTCGGAAAAAAGCATCGCGCTTCCTATACTTATTTCAGACTGCCCTGGCTTGGACTCGCCCACAAAATGGAGCGCCATCAGTACCCTGGGAGAAATGGGCCCACGGGCGAAGGCCGCCATCCCCATGCTCCTCAACGAACTGACGAATTCCAAAAACGACGCTTTCATCCTTGCCCCGATAACCAACGCCCTCAAAGCCATCGACCCCGAAGCCGCCGCCAAAGCCGGAGTGAAATGAACACCCGCGTCCTCTCATTAGCATCCGACTTGAGTTGGGTGTCCGATGCCCGCTCCATGACGAAACTGTTTCAACAGTTTCCTTACCAAGTCACCCTGTTCCTGCTTCCAGAAAGTTTGTCTAAACATCCCCCACCTTCCCTGCCACGTTCAAAAAACGAAGAGGAGCCGGAACTTAGCCCCGGCTCCCATTTTGCTTTAAACAGCATCGCTGCTGCTCAGGTCCCCCACCCTATTTTCGAAATCCTTTCAGTTGTGCAACCAGCCCACGCATTTGTTGCCCATTCTCCCCTTGAAACGACGGCATGTGAGCCGCCGCCTCGGCTATGAGAATGGCTTCATCAAGTCTGTGCATGGGGTCACCGACTTTGGCTGGCAACAAAAATTGCACATAACGAAACACCGTCTCAGTGTTGTCTGGGCAGAGGGCAA harbors:
- a CDS encoding HEAT repeat domain-containing protein, yielding MKITPPTNNPTSRRRTKVIVVALILISIAGLAWLLTRTREPSYNGKPFTLWLEEYSQKNRSGTLTEENRQSMKVLGQMGPKAVPIIVRAVEKNDSPMINKYRETWPKLPGLLKKVLPEPKPEAFFVSDAHTTFLHFVTPDFAANAVPQLIQLPRSHNPAVREVALQCLLSFKSMYPHSFPDKDLLSISISGLKDSSALARAISASLISAIGPAASNAVPALITTLQGSEAYRKGGTVDCRSVAACALGRIGPAAASSLPALTNLLTSTNVYLRIEVASAVWRITSDEHQALPILISDIPTLDSTNFKMLDKYKKYNAIICLAEMGPRATNALPMLLNELTNSKNDAFILAPITNALKAIDPAAAAKAGVK
- a CDS encoding HEAT repeat domain-containing protein, producing the protein MKITPPTANPPSRKRTKVIVAALIAVSVAGLAWLLLHTCEPSYNGKPFTLWLEECHQLKGSSEPASEEQQKAMKALGQMGTNAIPIIFRTLEGNDSPMRNKYREVWSTLPAFLKMVLPQPKPENFSVDEAIGALFQFADANPVEQLRSQLKSGNPAVREAAASVVLGHRPKWLSTKDETSLCISLLRDLDPAVRWESAMALGELGPAASNAVPALIASLQASEAGRNKLSTFHSRAAAAKALGSIGPAAASSVPALTNLLPSADTYLRVQIASAVWNISSEKSIALPILISDCPGLDSPTKWSAISTLGEMGPRAKAAIPMLLNELTNSKNDAFILAPITNALKAIDPEAAAKAGVK